The DNA segment CGTCGCTGTCTTGAGCGATTCTATCGACGCCTCCGCGTCAGCTAGGCGTGTGTATGCCACCGCGAGCATCTCTATGTAGAGCATGCTGCCCTCCTTCTCCATACCGTCTAGCCTAGCCTTGAGAGCCGCCAGCTCGGCCTCCAGCTCTCCAATCGCATCGCCAGGGTTCAGGCCCTCCTGGATCTCGGCAAGGTAGCTGAGGGTGTAGGCCCGGGTTAGCGCTGTGAAGGCGAGGCTGGCTGCGGCGTAGGGCGACGACTCCTCCGCCTCGACACTCCTCTCTATGAGCCCCCTGATGGTCTCGCTCTCCCTGGAGAAGTCGCCCTCCGGGACGCGTCCCCGGGCATCCTCAAGAGCCTTCAGGGCGTTGCTCCTCATAGACTCGGCTATGCTGAGCATAGACTCGTTGAAAGCACTGGGCAGGTCGCCCCGGTAGCTGACAGCAGGCCGGGGCCAGCCCATGAGGCTTAGGGCGTCGAGCACGCCGGCGACTGCAACATAGCTGCAGCCCTGCGGTGCATCACCCTTATTGGAAAGCGGTACGACCAGAGTGTAGCCATCCCTGTTGGCTGCGGCACACTTTGCTGGAATGCCCCCAACCTTTGCTGCAAGCCCGCCAGGGGTTATAGCCCCCGTCACCACGTAGCCATAGCTTCTGTGGATAGATGTCTCGTTGTAGCCAGCGGCCGCCATCACAGCGGCTATGGCTGTTGCAAGACTTCCGCTAGGCCCCGCCACAGGGCCCTGGCTTCTTATCTCTATCGATACCTCCACGCTCCTCCAGGACACTCCAGCGAGGAGTAGTGCGTTTAGGACGGCCATCTTCATGCTCAGCTCGGTGGTGGCGTCAACCTCGCCACCAGCGACCACCCTGAAACCGCCTCCCGGAGATGCCCTAAGCTCCAGCGTAGCCTCGATAAGCCTCCCCTGAGTGTCATTCTCGCCTTCAACCGCGGGTAGCATGTAATGGATAGTTCTAACGCCGTCCGAGGCTACAGCCGCCGGTGCGGCGGTGGAAGCCAGTAGAAGGGAGAGCACTAGCCATGCCCAGGCCAGCACGGCCGCCCTAGATAATGCTGCGACCCTCAGCATAGCACACCCCAGCGTATCTCAAAGCCTCCAAGCACACTGCCGATATAGCCAGCAGAGCTGGTCTATATCCTACAGTTAGTTATGGGACTGGCCTCGGATTAATAATATTACCTAGGGGCTCACAAACCCTTATAGTTGAGGTGAGGAGCAGAGTGGCCCGTAAGAGAAGGGAGTCGAAGAAGGAGGGCGAGGGCGGCGAGAAGAGCAAGGACCTGAAGATAATAAGCGTTGAGGTGGTGACCCGGGATAAGGTTGTTAAGAACCCGAGGCAGATGGCGCTCCTCTACCTTATAGACAGGCTCGGACCCATACACGAGAGGACGCTGCAGATAGTGGCCTATGAGCTCCAGCAGAGGGGAGCGCAGCTCGGCTACGATTTCAAGATCGTCGCGGGCGTCCCATACAGCCCCGAGTTTAAGAACGACCTCATAGCGCTAGCCTACGTAGGCTTCGTGGAGGTCAACCCCAGGAGGAACAGGAGGCTTCAGACAACCAACGACGGTAAAGAGGCTCTGGAGAAGCACGGTGCACCAAAGGGTGTTATCGAAGTACTCGAGAAGCACTATGAGGAGCTTAGGAACATAGCATCGCTGGAGGACTGGAAGGTCGACGAGCACCTAAAGACCATAAAGCAGCTGAGAGGAGCCAGGAGGAGAGAGCCCTTCAGCGGGCTAGGATTCTAAACAGCCCCGGGGGGCAAACCCGGGGGGCCTTATTTTGGTGCGCCAGCGTGAATAGCGGCAGGGTTCCCTGGGTTTTGAGCAGCGTCGTTGAGCAAAGGCTTTCCCTCCTTCTCTACGGCCCGCCAGGTAGTGGCAAGAGCCTCATAGCCCTCTACATGGGGTCTAAGGCTGTGGAGAAGGGCCTCAGCGTGTGCCACTTCTACACGCCACCGAACAAGCCTAGGGCTGTAGTGGAGGGGGTTATCTACCGTGAGGTCCTGGATATAGCCGGGCTGGCGTCCAACCTGCTATCCGCATCCCTGGGCTTGTGCAGCTTTCTTATAGTAGATACTATTAACGAGCTATACAGGCTCGAGCCATCCATGGAGTCGGCGTCCATGCTCGCTATGGCAGCCTCAGCCGTGCGTTCGTCCGGTGGTGTTGCAACTGGAGTTGCCTCAGCAAGGGATGGCGATGAGTCTACCCCGGGGTACAGCATACTCGAGCCGTACTTCCACTTCATAGGCAGGGTTTACAGGCTGGGGGGAGGGTTCGCCCTAGAGCTCCAAAAGCCCTACAGAAAAATATTCTACCTGAGACGCTCGGCTAGAGGGGGTGTTGAGTGGCTCTAGAGCTTGCCGTGGACATGGTGGTCGACAACATAGTGGAAGCACTTATACTCATGCTGCCAGCGATGATAGCCAACGCCACACCGGTAGTGGCCGGGGGCAGGATACCTATTGACATGGGCATTATACTCCCAGACGGTAAGAGGCTCCTAGGGGATGGAAAAACGGTAGAGGGATTCCTAGCAGGATTCGCAGCGGGAAGCGCAGTGGGCCTAGCCAGCGCCCTCACTACCGGGAACACGCTACTGGCCCTCCACTCCCCCATCATAGCCATCGGCGCCCTCACCGGCGACATTGCTGGCTCCTTCGTGAAAAGGAGGCTCGGCATAGATAGGGGGGGGCCAGCCCCCCTGCTGGACCAGCTAGACTTCTACATCGGCGCCCTCACCGCCTCCATAGCCCTCGGCTACACATGGTCTCCTATAGTGGCTGTTGAGGCTGCTGTGGCCGTGCTGCTGCTACATATAGCCGCGAACGCCGCTGCATACCTCCTGGGGCTCAAGAAGGTGCCTTGGTAACGCCCCCGAGGGAGACCCAGGCGGGGTAGAATCTAAAACCTATGTCCTAGTGTTCGGACGGCTAGCGGGTGCTCTAGGGGGGTATGAGGCCCAGCTTCTTCTGGAGCTCATACCTATACTTTATAAACCTATTGTCAGGCGAGAATCTCGGTGGATGGGGTACAGCTACAGGCCCTCCACAAACAGGGCAAGCGTCCCTACGTAGAGTATACCTACCGCACTTCCTACACTTCCTGAGTAGCCACTGCAACCCGCTTCCCCGCCAACCGCCTAGTCCTCCCTCTCGAAGGAGAACTCGACGCCCAGCTTAGAAGCCGTCTTCCTGGCGGCCTCCACCATCCTCTCCAGAGCCTTCTCGAGAGTCTTGTAGTTGTAACCCTGCAGCTCCACCCTGTACTTGGGGGCTCCTACAGCGTATATCCTAGCAACAACCTTGGAGTCCTTGAAGCTCTCGATCTCCGACTTGGCCGCCTCGAGGACCTTCCTCACCCTCTCCACACCGTCCCCAGCCATGCTCCTGAGGGTGAGGTAGAAGGTTATCTTGACCGTCTTAACCCTCACATGGGTCTTCGCCGCCTCAAGCAGCGGTTCTATCCACTCCTCCGGAACACCAGCCTTCTCCAATGCCTCCCTACCCTGGAGGACCGCGGCCTCCAGACCCTTCATGGGGTCGCCATAAGTGTCCTCCAGCCTCCACAGGACCTCCCTGTAAGCCTCGTCAACGCTCTTCCCAAGCTTATCCGCAATAAGCTCGACAAGGGTCGCCGCCTTGAGGTACCTCTTGTAGAACATCATCTTCCTCTTCTTCTCACTATCCATAACCCTCTTCAGGCTAACATCGACCTGACCCCTGTTCCTGTAAACCCTGATCACCTTGACTACAACCTTCTGGCGGGGCTTGAGGACGGCGTGTATGTTCCTCACAGCCCTGCTAGCTATCTCGCTCCAGGGCAGGAACGCCCTTACACCGCCGTACTCGTCTAGAATGAGGTAGGCCCCATAATCGTGGACCTCCTGAACAGTTCCGACCACAATCTCCCCAACGTCTGGGAGAGGCTTCCTGGGCTTTAGGAGCTTAACCTCAGCAGCACCGCCTTCGCTCAAGCCTGCCTAGCACCCCCGGGAAGAGTATTCCGGGGGAGGAGTGATAAATAGGCGGGGGGGGCCAGGGCGCCTGAGGAGGGCTCCCGGAGGCTGGTGCGGCTAGCCGTATATCCTCTCTATCTTGCCTAGTATCTTAGCCTTACCGCCCGTCGGCTCCACGAGGACCTCGCCGCAGTTGAGGCAGCGGGCTCTGAAGGTGGAGTGGCTGAAGACCACCTGCCTGTTGCCACACTTAGGACAGGTGACGAGGAGGAACCTGCTCCGAGGCCTGGGTATGAGAACCCTCCTCCTCTTTATAGGTAGGGGTGGTGCAAACGCCATCCCGTGACACCCCCTATCTGACTACATCAACGAGTTCGAGCCTCTTCAGCCTTATTCCCAGGAAAGGCCTCTTCCTCCCGCAGACTGTGCATGTTATAACCAGGACCTGCTTCTTAGTCACCTTCGCGAACCTTTTCTGCTCCGGCCTCCTCTGGCTGCCGTAACCCTCCTGCTTCCTCCTGTACCTCCTCTCGCCCAGGGCCATGGCCCTTCTCTTGCCAGCCCTGTACTGGGCTACCCTGTGCTCGGTATGCGTGTTACACCTGGGGCAGTACGTCCTTATCCTCTTTGGGAACTTCAATCCAGCTCCACACCCCTCTCTGGTAGTCTCAGGGGTTAGAGGGTTTTAAGCGTAGGGTTTTAGCGTTGCTCTCCACGAGGCTAGCCAGCCCAGCAACATATAGCCTAGCCGCCAGCCCGGGGCTAGCCGCTGTCACCTCCCCCTTGAGAAGCCTCACGCCACCCTCCATTATAGTAGCCTCAGACCTGACCAGAACCTCCTCGCCGTGGAGGGGGAGGAGGCCTGAGATGTAGGAGGCGTAGAACTCCACGAGGCTCCCGAGCACCTCTAGAACAGGCTTGTCAACACCCTTATAGCCGGAGTCGCCGTAGAGGTCCACCAGCCTCTTCAGCGCTATCCCGCGGGATAGCCTTAGGAGCCTCTCGAGGTAGGCGCTGCAGTAGTCCCTGCTGGCTGAGCAGTAGTTGGCCAGCGCCTCCCTCGCCTCCCGGAGGGACTCGCTGCCGAGAACCTCGTGGGAGCCGGAGACGGCCTTATAAGGGCCCCCGGCCGGAACCCGCTCTGACAACAATCTCACCCCCCACTATGGCACCATACCCCCTCAGTTGCAGCAGCACCGCTATATGGGCCGGCATGCTGTAGACTCTCCTGGGCTCCAGAGACACGGTGCTACCCATTATCCTCGCCTCCTCAAGCCTACCCTCAGACCTGAACTCGACCTCCCCCCTGAAGGGCGAGAGCCAGTCTCCGGGGTGGAAGCCCTCCAGCCCAAGTCTAGCTACGAAAAGGCCTGCCTTTCCGTTTAGGCTCCCCACTATCCTCGCAAGCCTCGAGATATCCTGAGTAACCTTCACGTCGATAGCAATCCTGACGTCATCTAGAATCTCCTCCGCGGCATCGACAATTTCAGAGGGGTCCAGCCCCCTCTCGATAGCGGCCCTGGCTATCCACCCCCTCAGCCCGGGGTCATCGGGCGATGGGGGAGCCGGCTTTACGCCCCTCCTGCCGGGCCGCGGTATTACAAGCTCTAGCTTAAGGCCCTCCAGCGTGAAGTATCTCGCAACCTCCCTCCTCTCCCCCCTACCCAGGGCTCTGCACCACTCGCAGTCCGCAAGAACGTGGAAGCCCCTGTTTCCGGTGAAGTAGAGGGTGGAGGCTACCCCGAAATCCCTGTAGAGTATCTCCACCAGCCTTGAAGCCTGCCTGTAGCCTTTGTGGAGGCATTCGTCCCCTATACCCTCGCCACACCCCTCAAGGATGTCAACGTCTATGTCGAACATAAGCTCGCTGCCGAGCCACCCCTTCTCCTCCATACTCCTCGCTGTCGGGAGGCTGTACCTAGCTACAGAGTAGTAGGCGTTCTTCGGGGCCTCCCTGGCCATGTAGGAGAGGAGCTCCCCCACACTATCGAAGCCCAGGTGGCGGACGTAAGCGTCGCCCTCGAAAAGCTGGAAGGCGAACTCCCTGTAGGCTATATCCCTAGGCTCCTCCAGCGGAGGCTCGAGCGAGTAGTAGGCTCTGAACAGCCTCCTAGGCTCGACGCCCCCCCGGGCCTCTACCACGACCTCCCTCCTACTCGATCTTCGGGGATACATAGAACGTCAGCCTACCCCCGCCAAGATACTCCATGTCAACCCTTACCGGAGCGTCCTCGGAAAAGCTCACCACCACGGCGTCGGCAGCCTGTGCAGCGCTCAGCATCTCGCTGAAATACTCTATGCTATAACTCGCCTTATCCTGGGACTCAGCCTCATAGTCAAGGAGCGAGCCGCGGGAGGGGGAGAGTTCTATCTCCACAGCAGCCATCTCACTCCTACCCACTAGGAGCAGTG comes from the Aeropyrum camini SY1 = JCM 12091 genome and includes:
- a CDS encoding 50S ribosomal protein L44e encodes the protein MKFPKRIRTYCPRCNTHTEHRVAQYRAGKRRAMALGERRYRRKQEGYGSQRRPEQKRFAKVTKKQVLVITCTVCGRKRPFLGIRLKRLELVDVVR
- a CDS encoding RNA-protein complex protein Nop10; the encoded protein is MQWLLRKCRKCGRYTLRRDACPVCGGPVAVPHPPRFSPDNRFIKYRYELQKKLGLIPP
- a CDS encoding translation initiation factor IF-2 subunit alpha; its protein translation is MSEGGAAEVKLLKPRKPLPDVGEIVVGTVQEVHDYGAYLILDEYGGVRAFLPWSEIASRAVRNIHAVLKPRQKVVVKVIRVYRNRGQVDVSLKRVMDSEKKRKMMFYKRYLKAATLVELIADKLGKSVDEAYREVLWRLEDTYGDPMKGLEAAVLQGREALEKAGVPEEWIEPLLEAAKTHVRVKTVKITFYLTLRSMAGDGVERVRKVLEAAKSEIESFKDSKVVARIYAVGAPKYRVELQGYNYKTLEKALERMVEAARKTASKLGVEFSFERED
- the priS gene encoding DNA primase small subunit PriS, producing the protein MYPRRSSRREVVVEARGGVEPRRLFRAYYSLEPPLEEPRDIAYREFAFQLFEGDAYVRHLGFDSVGELLSYMAREAPKNAYYSVARYSLPTARSMEEKGWLGSELMFDIDVDILEGCGEGIGDECLHKGYRQASRLVEILYRDFGVASTLYFTGNRGFHVLADCEWCRALGRGERREVARYFTLEGLKLELVIPRPGRRGVKPAPPSPDDPGLRGWIARAAIERGLDPSEIVDAAEEILDDVRIAIDVKVTQDISRLARIVGSLNGKAGLFVARLGLEGFHPGDWLSPFRGEVEFRSEGRLEEARIMGSTVSLEPRRVYSMPAHIAVLLQLRGYGAIVGGEIVVRAGSGRGPL
- a CDS encoding ATP-binding protein, whose translation is MNSGRVPWVLSSVVEQRLSLLLYGPPGSGKSLIALYMGSKAVEKGLSVCHFYTPPNKPRAVVEGVIYREVLDIAGLASNLLSASLGLCSFLIVDTINELYRLEPSMESASMLAMAASAVRSSGGVATGVASARDGDESTPGYSILEPYFHFIGRVYRLGGGFALELQKPYRKIFYLRRSARGGVEWL
- a CDS encoding 30S ribosomal protein S27e; the protein is MAFAPPLPIKRRRVLIPRPRSRFLLVTCPKCGNRQVVFSHSTFRARCLNCGEVLVEPTGGKAKILGKIERIYG
- a CDS encoding CDP-2,3-bis-(O-geranylgeranyl)-sn-glycerol synthase → MALELAVDMVVDNIVEALILMLPAMIANATPVVAGGRIPIDMGIILPDGKRLLGDGKTVEGFLAGFAAGSAVGLASALTTGNTLLALHSPIIAIGALTGDIAGSFVKRRLGIDRGGPAPLLDQLDFYIGALTASIALGYTWSPIVAVEAAVAVLLLHIAANAAAYLLGLKKVPW
- a CDS encoding serine protease, encoding MLRVAALSRAAVLAWAWLVLSLLLASTAAPAAVASDGVRTIHYMLPAVEGENDTQGRLIEATLELRASPGGGFRVVAGGEVDATTELSMKMAVLNALLLAGVSWRSVEVSIEIRSQGPVAGPSGSLATAIAAVMAAAGYNETSIHRSYGYVVTGAITPGGLAAKVGGIPAKCAAANRDGYTLVVPLSNKGDAPQGCSYVAVAGVLDALSLMGWPRPAVSYRGDLPSAFNESMLSIAESMRSNALKALEDARGRVPEGDFSRESETIRGLIERSVEAEESSPYAAASLAFTALTRAYTLSYLAEIQEGLNPGDAIGELEAELAALKARLDGMEKEGSMLYIEMLAVAYTRLADAEASIESLKTATPEEPSSTASQLGYIKARLESVEGWLRTAEAVRDVGREISREDLRVVYQFFRGYGYTSADYGRSLVEYMIKAYNLPEARFAPYLAALSKLVSEAKAYEGEGNYVAAIGFLRDAVSMTLQVISAAPEEPPPPEDLDLYRSEMEAIISVLLARASSLGFQSGLTEAYIQYAEILARDDPQLAISMMEEATASAILWSIAAEAMESQLEAAVQETSGGQEAAASRIEAGALVALSLAAASLLFTLGVYITARSFARSSRIW